Genomic DNA from Providencia sp. PROV188:
ATTTATCACCTATGCCCACATTCCTGAAAATAGTTTTACGTGTAGCTTGTGCCAGCCTCCATCACGAGCGATAAAAAAACGTAAACTTTCCGAGCATCTCGCCGATATTACGGAATATCGACAAGATGGCATTACCAAAGCGGTAATGTAATTGGATTAATTTGGTTTACAGGCAATTTTATTGCCTGTCCTTCCTCATATTCCCTTTGACTGCCATCTGTTAACCAACGGAGTGAAAGGGAATACTGTGTTAATACTCATCGGATATATCATTGTTACAGCTGCCGTTATCGGTGGCTATGTCATGGTCGGTGGTCATCTTGGCGCGCTGTACCAACCAGCTGAGTTTGTCATTATTTTAGGGGCTGGTTTAGGCGCATTTGTTGTGGGTAACAGTGGTAAAGCCATCGTTGCATTATGCAAAGTATTACCAAGACTCTTCCGTCGCTCTTCTTACAACAAAGCCATGTCAATGGACTTGATGGCTTTGTTATTTCAGCTTTTGAATAAATCTCGTCAACAAGGTCTACTTGCGCTCGAAAAAGATATTGAAAACCCGCAAGAGAGTGAGATTTTTTCTCAGTATCCTCGCATTCTCAAAGATCAAACTGCCATGATGTTTATCGTGGATTATTTACGTTTAATGGTGACAAGTAACTTACAAGCCCATGAAATCGAAGCATTAATGGATGAAGAGCTAGAAACATTCCGTCAAGAAAATGAAGTACCAGCATCCGGTTTGAACATGGTGGGTGAATCCATGCCTGCGTTCGGGATCGTGGCGGCTGTTCTAGGTGTGGTGAATGCACTTGCAGCTGCAGACCGACCTGCGGGTGAATTGGGCGCCTTGATTGCTCATGCAATGGTAGGAACTTTCCTTGGTATTTTAGTGGCTTATGGATTTATTTTGCCACTGGCTAGTTTAATTCGTCAGCGCAGTAGCGAACAATTAAAAATGATGGAGTGTATTAAAGTCACTTTCCTCTCTTCGTTGCAAGGGTATGCCCCTCAAATTGCGGTTGAATTTGGTCGTAAAGTCTTATTTAGCGTTGATAGACCATCATTCCTTGAGCTGGAAGACAAAGTCCGTGAAGTCAAAGTCGGTAATCGCGCAACAGAAACTACTGAGGAGTAATCGCTAATGGCAGCCAATGGCCCTCAAATTATTCGTGTTAAGAAAAAAGGCGGTCATCAGCAGCATGCCCACGGTGGAGCATGGAAAATTGCTTACGCTGATTTTATGACTGCGATGATGGCATTCTTTCTGGTTATGTGGCTGATTTCCATCTCCAGTCCTCAAGAATTAACCAAGATAGCGGAGTATTTTCGTACTCCGCTCAGTACTGCCATCAACCCAGGAACGAAAAGCGGAGATGCCACTAACCCCATTCCCGGTGGTGGAAAAGATCCGATTTTTCGTGATGGTGACGTGATGCCAGAACCAAATGACATCATTTCCGGTGATGCGAATTATCGATTTGAAAAATTAAAAGAAAATCTTGAGCAAGCGATTTTACAAGACCCGCGTTTGAATGAATTAAAACCCCATTTATTGATTGACATGATCAACGATGGTTTACGAATTCAAATCGTAGATAGCGCCAATCGCCCTATGTTTAAAGTGGGTTCTGCTACCGTCGAGCCTTACATGCGCGATATTCTGCGTGCCATTGCGCCACTACTCAATGATGTCCCGAATCGCATTAGTATTTCAGGACATACGGATGACTTGCCGTATGCCAGCGAAGCCTATTACAGCAACTGGGAACTCTCATCCGATAGAGCCAATGCCTCTCGCCGTGAGCTGATCATGGGGGGAATGGATGAGCGAAAAGTTTTACGTGTAGTAGGGATGGCTTCATCCATCCATTTAGACAAAGAAAACGGCTTAGCACCCGTCAACCGGCGGATCAGCATCATCGTATTGAATGAAGATGAAACAAATCAAATTTTACATGAATACGATGGCGCAACACCGATTAACGATGTGCTGAAAAAAGGCCCAGAAGATGTGCCAATACCGGCAAACAGTGATGTTGTGACTGTGAAGGTGACAAAGTCACCCGATAAACAGTAATGACAAAAACCATAATCACCCGAATCTCACTACTGCCGGACTTATCCGGCAGTCAGTGTTAAGTGAAACTTAAGCGAAATTGGATAAAAAGCATGGATATTACCGAGTTTTATCAAACATTTTTCGATGAAGCCGATGAGTTGCTTAGGGATATGGAACAGCATTTGCTTGAGCTTGATCCTATTGACCCAGATAGCGAGCAGCTCAATGCCATATTCCGCAGTGCCCACTCAATTAAAGGTGGGGCGGCAACCTTTGGTTTCACTCATCTACAAAACACCACGCATACCTTAGAAAACTTGCTCGATAAGGCACGTCATGATGAGCTGACATTAACGCCAGATATTATTGACGTTTTCTTAGATGCAAAAGACGTGATGGTGTCCCAATTGGATGCCTATAAAAATGACTCATTACCGGATGATGAGACTTTCAAACGCATTTGTGATGTGCTCAAAAGCATTGAACATGATGTCAGCGAAGTCGGCCCGGAAGAGGTTGCCGCTCTTGTTAGCATGAGTACCGAAGAGACTGACTGTGTTGTGGCTGACGATGTTGCGACAGAAGAGTCCTCGTCAGAAACCGCGATGCAAACTCATGCTGCGTTGACAAATAACGAATTTTCTCACTATTTCATCATTACGTTAAACGGTCTGAAATCGACGGAAGTAGATGTATTAGCGGATGAACTAGGTTTATTCGGTAGCTTATTTGGCTCTGAAAAAAGTGATTCCAGCTTAAAAGCGTGGTTAGGGACCAATACGGATATCGAAGATATCTGTGGAGTACTGTGTTTCGTCGTGGATGAGTCTCAAATCCAGCACAGCGAAATCAGTTTTGAAGAGTGCCAGCGTGCAACACAAGGTAGTAACCAGAAAAGTAAAGTTGCTGCAACTCTCGAAGAGCTGGAAGCAACGGTGGAAGAGTTGGCAGCAATGGTTGAAGCACCTGCCGATCCAGTTGAAGCGCCTCAAGCGGTTGTACCGACATCTACACTTGTTGCGGCACCAACGTCAGCGCCATCTTCGACATCATCATCTTCAGCATCGTCATCCGCAGCCACTAAAAAAGCTGCTGCAGCGAAGCCCAAAGGGGATTCAAGCAGTATTCGTGTTGCAGTTGAAAAAGTTGACCAACTGATCAACTTAGTCGGCGAGCTGGTAATCATCCAGTCAATGTTGACTCAGCATAGCCAACAAGTTGACCAAAACGAATATGCAGATTTACTCAGTTCTATCGTTCAATTAGAGCGTAACTCACGCGCTCTGCAAGAGTCAGTTATGTCCATTCGTATGATGCCGATGGATTATGTTTTCAGCCGTTTCCCACGTATGGTGCGCGATATTGCTTCTAAGCTGGGTAAGAAAATCGAACTAAAGGTGGAAGGTAGCTCAACCGAATTAGACAAGAGCCTTATCGAACGCATCGTCGATCCACTGAATCACCTTGTCCGTAACAGTCTCGACCATGGTATTGAAAAACCAGAAGTTCGTTTGGCAAATGGTAAGCCTGAAGCGGGAACATTAACGCTCTCTGCGGCACATCAAAGCGGCAATATCTGTATCGAAGTGCGTGATGATGGGGCAGGGCTAAACCGCGAACGAATTTTAGCAAAAGCTCGCTCTCAAGGTATGAATGTTCACGATGGCATGACCAACGATGAAGTCGCGATGTTGATCATGGCGCCGGGCTTCTCTACTGCCGAAGTGGTGACGGATGTTTCAGGGCGTGGTGTCGGAATGGACGTGGTTAAACGAAACATTCAAGACATGGGCGGACGTATTCAAATTGGTTTCACAGAAGGTAAAGGCACCATCATTCGGATTTTACTGCCATTAACCTTAGCCATTCTTGATGGTATGTCAGTCAAAGTCTCTGACGATGTGTTTATCGTGCCACTTAGTGCAATTATTAGCACATTACAGCCACGTCCAGAGGATATCTATCGCCTTGCCGGTGAAGAAAAAATGCTGCTCGTTCGCGGTGAATATTTACCACTGGTCGAATTGCATCACGTCTTTTCTATCAAAAATGCCGAACCAAATCTTGCCAATAGTATCGCGCTGATCATCCAAAATGCGGGGCATCGTTTCGCTTTATTGGTTGACAAGCTGGTGGGGCAGCAGCAGGTCGTGGTGAAAAATATCGAAAGTAATTATCGCAAAATTCCGGGAATTTCCGCTGCAACCATCATGGGCGACGGTTCTGTTTCGCTGATTTTAGACGTCGCAGAATTGCAGAGAATGAACAACAACATTTTGATTAATAAGAAACAGCCTGTTTCTCAACCAGTAATGCACTAAATAGAGGTTATATACCATGTCTATGTTAGATGACGATTTAAACAAGCTTGAAGAAGAAAAGAATGGCGAAGGCTACCTCATTTTTACGCTTGGTGAAGAAGAGTACGGAATCGAGATTTTAAAAGTGCAGGAAATTCGTGGTTATGAGCAAGTGACTCGTATTGCGAATACTCCTGACTTTATTAAAGGTGTCACCAACCTGCGTGGCGTCATTATTCCGATCATCGATCTGCGCATTAAGTTTTCCCATGAAAACGTTGTTTACAACGACAACACCGTCGTCATCGTTGTGAACTTAAAAGACCGAGTTGTGGGAATTGTGGTTGATGGTGTTTCCGATGTACTGGTGTTGCATGAAGAGCAAATTGCACCACCGCCAGATTTCGCGGTGACATTATCCACTCAGTATCTGACCGGTCTAGGAACAGTAGGCGAACGTATGTTGATTTTGGTTGATATCGAAAAATTATTGACCAGTGAAGAGATGGCGTTAATCGACAATATCGCGGAATAACGAGTCATTAGATGCGTTAAATACGCTGATAATTTGCTCAAAAATGGTAAGTGAATGACTAAAGTTTTTGAGCAACTGTCCGATATCCAAACTACAACAACACTATGTTAGTAAAACACCATGTACAGTCGAATTAAAATCGTATCAGGACTTTTGTCCGTTATTTTTGTATTTATTTTATTGCAGCTGGTATCAAGTGGTTTGATGTTTACCAAACTCGGCGATAACAGCGACAGTATTAATTATTTGAATTCTCTCCAACGCCAAAGACTCGTTCTGACTCAAAGCTGGGTCAATCTATTGCAAGCTCGTTCTGACTTAAACCGCGCCATTAACGCGTATTTATTAGAAGAGTTAAGCATTAAAGATGATGCCTCTGCTGCGGATCTTATTGCTTCAGCAAAAGGTAAATTTAAAGCTGCCGATGAAGCGTATGACAGCTACAGAAAGTTGATGGCAAACGCAGATGTGGATAAGGGGTTATTTGATAACTTACTAAAATCCTATGAGGATTATCGTGTTGCATTAACCAAACTGTCGGAATATGCAGAGAAGGGGGATTTAAACGGCTTCTATGCGCATAGAACGTCAGGGTTACAAGCCAAATTTGAAGAGCAATTTGGCCTCTATTTTGCTGAAATTTCTTCAGATTTTGAAAATGAAGTCGTGAATGCAGAATCCAATTACCGCCAATCACTGTATTTGCTGGTTATCTTATCCGTACTGTTAGCAGTGATCAGCGTGATTAGCTATCGCTATGTGCGTAAAGGGATCACTGAGCCATTAAATACGCTGATCGAGCGCATTAAAGTGTTCGCTTCAGGGGATTTAACGCCAAAAATTGATACCTCAGCGAACAATGAAATTGGTGAGTTAGCGCGTGGTGCTCAGCACATGCAACAAGAGCTGATCAATACGGTTCGTGGTGTACTGGATGGTAGTGAAACTATCTATCAGGGAACCACTGAAATCGCAGCGGGTAACAATGACTTATCTTCACGTACCGAGCAGCAAGTGGCTTGCTTAGAAGAAACGTCTGCTAGCATGAGTGAGCTGACAGCAACCGTTAAGCAAAACACTGAATATGCTCATCAAGCTAGCGAGTTTGCAAGCCAAGCTTCTGTTATTGCAAAAGAAGGCGGCAAAGTGGTGTCTAACGTGGTTCATACCATGCGCAACATTGCTGATAGCTCGCAAAAAATCTCTGACATTACCGCTGTTATCGACAGTATTGCTTTCCAAACCAATATCCTCGCATTGAATGCTGCGGTTGAAGCGGCGCGTGCTGGTGAGCATGGCCGTGGATTTGCTGTGGTTGCCGATGAAGTTCGTAGCCTTGCTCAACGCAGCGCAGATGCAGCAAAAGAGATCAAAGGCTTGATTGAAGACTCTGTTTCTAGAACAGACGTAGGGGCTCGCCAAGCAGAAGATGCTGGTGAAACAATGACAAAAATTGTCGACTCAGTCACACGTGTTACTGACATCATGACGCACATCGCAACCGCGTCTGATGAGCAGAGCAAAGGTATTGCTCAAGTGAGTATTGCCGTGGAAGAGATGGACAAAGTAACTCAGCAAAACGCCTCACTCGTTGAGCAATCCGCTGTTGCTGCAAATGTACTGGAAGAGCAAGTCGCTAAGCTTTCCCAGTTGATCTCCATTTTCCGTTTACCTGCAATGGATCAAGCAAAAGTACGCAACGCACAACCTGCACCAAGAACAGTATCTAATATTGTTAAAACACCAGATTTATCCAAAATCGCATCGAAAAATCATAAAGATGACGATAACTGGGAAACCTTTTAAGGGTAAATCTGTTCGAGCGCTGTGAGAGTTTCTCTCGCAGCGCTTTTATATGTTTAAGCTCGATAATTAAAAAAGGGCCAAATTTTTGGCTGGCATAAGTAGGGGATTAAATATGTTAGGAAAGAATATCCGAATTTCAGTGAGCTTATACTTACTCCTGATTTTATTTTGTGGCATGCAGTTAACCTCAAGCGGCGTTTCTGTTGGCATCGTTAACAGCGAATTAAACGCGCTAGAAAGAATCGATATGGGTTCTAAAAAACGCGCATTACTGGAAGAGACCAGCAAAAACTTAATGCAGGCACGTAATAGCCTGACTCAAATTGCCTTACTGATGAAAGTAGGCGACCACGTTCCATTAATCGAAGAAACCCGCGTTGTTTTCGATAACTACTTAATTTCAGCTAACAAATCGTATAACGAATTCAAAACTCAGCCAGTGCTAAGCGAAAAAGAAAACTTAGCGGCATTGGAAGAGAAATTTAATGCCTTTGTCGTCACGTTAAACGCATTGAAAGGCAATCTTGATAACAACGATGTTGCGGCTTATATCAATCTGCCTGCACAACAAAACCAAGATGAATTAATCAGTGTTATTAATAATTATCTCTCTGTTTTAAATGATGAAAGTAATGATTCTATTGCGGATGCAAGATTTTATAACCAATTTGCATGGGTTTCATTCTTTACCGTCATTGTCATTATTTTCGGTGTGATTGCCGTTGTGCATCTGTGGTTAAAACGTAAAGTCATTTCACCATTAAACAGCATGAGTGAACACTTTATGCACGTTGCGGAAGGAAAACTAAATCAGAATATTGAAATTAATTTCCGTGATGAAATCGGTGATGTATTCGAAAAATTAAAAGTCATGCAGCAATCATTGGCAAAAACTGTCACCTCTATTCGTTCTAATACAGACCAAATGTATACGGGTATTCGTGAGATTGCTTTAGGGAATAATAATTTATCATCAAGAACAGAACAGCAGGCCGCCTCGTTAGAAGAGACGGCAGCGAGTATGGAAGAGTTAACTGCGACAGTGAAACAAAACGCCGATAATGCGCGTCAAGCTAGCGAACTTGCAGTGAGTGCATCGCGCACAGCGACAAAAGGCGGTGAAATCACGGAAGGTGTGATTGACACGATGACTGCCATTTCTAATAGCTCTCAGAAAATTAGCGCCATCATCAGTGTCATTGATGGCATCGCTTTCCAGACCAACATCCTTGCATTAAATGCTGCAGTAGAAGCGGCGCGTGCGGGTGAACAAGGTCGTGGATTCTCGGTAGTTGCAGGTGAAGTTCGCGCATTAGCGCAACGAAGCGCTGAAGCGGCGAAAGAGATCAAAGGCTTGATTGACGAGTCAGTAGGGCGTGTGAACCAGGGCTCTCAGTTGGTGAATGAAGCAGGTCAAACCATGAATGAACTGGTTGCCGCTGTTAACCAAGTGACTGAATTAATGGGCAATATTGCGTCTGCATCGAATGAACAGAGCCGAGGTATTGAGCAAGTTGCGATTGCAGTAAGCCAAATGGATTCTGTTACACAACAAAACGCCGCATTAGTAGAGCAATCAACCAGTGCGACAGCAGCACTTGAAGACCAAGCCAATAATTTGGTCGAGACTGTGGAATTT
This window encodes:
- the cheW gene encoding chemotaxis protein CheW, encoding MSMLDDDLNKLEEEKNGEGYLIFTLGEEEYGIEILKVQEIRGYEQVTRIANTPDFIKGVTNLRGVIIPIIDLRIKFSHENVVYNDNTVVIVVNLKDRVVGIVVDGVSDVLVLHEEQIAPPPDFAVTLSTQYLTGLGTVGERMLILVDIEKLLTSEEMALIDNIAE
- the cheA gene encoding chemotaxis protein CheA produces the protein MDITEFYQTFFDEADELLRDMEQHLLELDPIDPDSEQLNAIFRSAHSIKGGAATFGFTHLQNTTHTLENLLDKARHDELTLTPDIIDVFLDAKDVMVSQLDAYKNDSLPDDETFKRICDVLKSIEHDVSEVGPEEVAALVSMSTEETDCVVADDVATEESSSETAMQTHAALTNNEFSHYFIITLNGLKSTEVDVLADELGLFGSLFGSEKSDSSLKAWLGTNTDIEDICGVLCFVVDESQIQHSEISFEECQRATQGSNQKSKVAATLEELEATVEELAAMVEAPADPVEAPQAVVPTSTLVAAPTSAPSSTSSSSASSSAATKKAAAAKPKGDSSSIRVAVEKVDQLINLVGELVIIQSMLTQHSQQVDQNEYADLLSSIVQLERNSRALQESVMSIRMMPMDYVFSRFPRMVRDIASKLGKKIELKVEGSSTELDKSLIERIVDPLNHLVRNSLDHGIEKPEVRLANGKPEAGTLTLSAAHQSGNICIEVRDDGAGLNRERILAKARSQGMNVHDGMTNDEVAMLIMAPGFSTAEVVTDVSGRGVGMDVVKRNIQDMGGRIQIGFTEGKGTIIRILLPLTLAILDGMSVKVSDDVFIVPLSAIISTLQPRPEDIYRLAGEEKMLLVRGEYLPLVELHHVFSIKNAEPNLANSIALIIQNAGHRFALLVDKLVGQQQVVVKNIESNYRKIPGISAATIMGDGSVSLILDVAELQRMNNNILINKKQPVSQPVMH
- the motB gene encoding flagellar motor protein MotB, yielding MAANGPQIIRVKKKGGHQQHAHGGAWKIAYADFMTAMMAFFLVMWLISISSPQELTKIAEYFRTPLSTAINPGTKSGDATNPIPGGGKDPIFRDGDVMPEPNDIISGDANYRFEKLKENLEQAILQDPRLNELKPHLLIDMINDGLRIQIVDSANRPMFKVGSATVEPYMRDILRAIAPLLNDVPNRISISGHTDDLPYASEAYYSNWELSSDRANASRRELIMGGMDERKVLRVVGMASSIHLDKENGLAPVNRRISIIVLNEDETNQILHEYDGATPINDVLKKGPEDVPIPANSDVVTVKVTKSPDKQ
- a CDS encoding methyl-accepting chemotaxis protein, with the translated sequence MYSRIKIVSGLLSVIFVFILLQLVSSGLMFTKLGDNSDSINYLNSLQRQRLVLTQSWVNLLQARSDLNRAINAYLLEELSIKDDASAADLIASAKGKFKAADEAYDSYRKLMANADVDKGLFDNLLKSYEDYRVALTKLSEYAEKGDLNGFYAHRTSGLQAKFEEQFGLYFAEISSDFENEVVNAESNYRQSLYLLVILSVLLAVISVISYRYVRKGITEPLNTLIERIKVFASGDLTPKIDTSANNEIGELARGAQHMQQELINTVRGVLDGSETIYQGTTEIAAGNNDLSSRTEQQVACLEETSASMSELTATVKQNTEYAHQASEFASQASVIAKEGGKVVSNVVHTMRNIADSSQKISDITAVIDSIAFQTNILALNAAVEAARAGEHGRGFAVVADEVRSLAQRSADAAKEIKGLIEDSVSRTDVGARQAEDAGETMTKIVDSVTRVTDIMTHIATASDEQSKGIAQVSIAVEEMDKVTQQNASLVEQSAVAANVLEEQVAKLSQLISIFRLPAMDQAKVRNAQPAPRTVSNIVKTPDLSKIASKNHKDDDNWETF
- a CDS encoding methyl-accepting chemotaxis protein, with amino-acid sequence MLGKNIRISVSLYLLLILFCGMQLTSSGVSVGIVNSELNALERIDMGSKKRALLEETSKNLMQARNSLTQIALLMKVGDHVPLIEETRVVFDNYLISANKSYNEFKTQPVLSEKENLAALEEKFNAFVVTLNALKGNLDNNDVAAYINLPAQQNQDELISVINNYLSVLNDESNDSIADARFYNQFAWVSFFTVIVIIFGVIAVVHLWLKRKVISPLNSMSEHFMHVAEGKLNQNIEINFRDEIGDVFEKLKVMQQSLAKTVTSIRSNTDQMYTGIREIALGNNNLSSRTEQQAASLEETAASMEELTATVKQNADNARQASELAVSASRTATKGGEITEGVIDTMTAISNSSQKISAIISVIDGIAFQTNILALNAAVEAARAGEQGRGFSVVAGEVRALAQRSAEAAKEIKGLIDESVGRVNQGSQLVNEAGQTMNELVAAVNQVTELMGNIASASNEQSRGIEQVAIAVSQMDSVTQQNAALVEQSTSATAALEDQANNLVETVEFFELPEQSTRVRR
- the motA gene encoding flagellar motor stator protein MotA, with the translated sequence MLILIGYIIVTAAVIGGYVMVGGHLGALYQPAEFVIILGAGLGAFVVGNSGKAIVALCKVLPRLFRRSSYNKAMSMDLMALLFQLLNKSRQQGLLALEKDIENPQESEIFSQYPRILKDQTAMMFIVDYLRLMVTSNLQAHEIEALMDEELETFRQENEVPASGLNMVGESMPAFGIVAAVLGVVNALAAADRPAGELGALIAHAMVGTFLGILVAYGFILPLASLIRQRSSEQLKMMECIKVTFLSSLQGYAPQIAVEFGRKVLFSVDRPSFLELEDKVREVKVGNRATETTEE